The following proteins are co-located in the Brevibacillus laterosporus DSM 25 genome:
- a CDS encoding HAAS signaling domain-containing protein, whose protein sequence is MNKDAFLHELKISLSNISAEEREDILYDYIEHFQIGLEEGKSEKEIIEKLGSPKMIAKELLVTFHLDKAQSQPTLGNLFGVIVAMIGVSFMNFVFVLGPSIVILGFLLAGWGISLAFMISPILAVLSAIMFGFSSSQWLQVFAALTLCGLGILLMNGMYYATIFMYKLFIRYLKMNITIVRSKHVAS, encoded by the coding sequence GTGAATAAAGATGCTTTTTTGCATGAATTAAAGATTAGTTTATCCAACATTTCCGCAGAAGAGCGAGAAGACATTTTGTACGATTATATAGAGCATTTTCAAATTGGTCTGGAAGAAGGAAAGAGTGAAAAAGAGATTATTGAAAAGCTGGGCTCTCCCAAAATGATTGCTAAAGAATTGCTGGTCACCTTCCATTTAGATAAGGCTCAGAGTCAACCTACACTAGGGAATTTATTCGGTGTCATCGTAGCTATGATTGGAGTAAGCTTTATGAACTTCGTCTTTGTATTGGGACCGAGTATCGTTATCCTAGGTTTCTTATTGGCAGGATGGGGAATTAGCCTGGCATTTATGATTTCACCAATTCTTGCTGTGCTTTCTGCCATTATGTTTGGTTTTTCTTCATCTCAATGGTTGCAAGTGTTTGCAGCCCTTACCTTATGCGGACTTGGAATTTTACTTATGAATGGTATGTATTATGCCACTATCTTTATGTATAAGCTGTTTATTCGCTATTTGAAAATGAATATTACGATCGTAAGGTCAAAACATGTAGCTTCTTAA
- a CDS encoding FtsW/RodA/SpoVE family cell cycle protein produces MNMIFKHLKKLDWLIMVILAIFLATSLLFIYSSQQTGQYGQTNFVGKQTIYYVIGFALMLYISILDIEQIKKLSWVFYVFCLLGIIVLKFAPEKIAPILNGAKRWFTLPGIGSVQPSEFLKVAIILLASHLVMEHQKKHTFKTIGSDLLLIAKLLGITLLPSFLVYTQPDTGMVILYVISIVAILFISQLQTKLILALSLIPALLVSFLLYLYFELPDVFRTYVLSLFSGHRQQRILGWLDPSTFKDEGYQSMQSLLAIGSGGLEGKGIGQGNVYIPEKHSDFIFATIGEEGGYLIAVLIVSLFFILMYRVIKIGNESNDIFCACICSGIVAVLTFQTFQNIGMTIGLMPVKGIALPFLSYGGSSLLSNMLLIGIVLSMRKQYRR; encoded by the coding sequence ATGAATATGATTTTCAAACATCTGAAAAAATTAGATTGGCTCATCATGGTAATTCTAGCTATTTTTCTCGCTACTAGCCTTCTCTTTATTTATAGCAGTCAACAAACCGGTCAATACGGACAAACAAACTTTGTAGGAAAACAAACCATTTACTATGTAATTGGTTTTGCTCTCATGCTCTACATTTCTATTTTAGACATTGAACAGATTAAAAAATTGTCTTGGGTTTTTTATGTTTTTTGTCTGCTAGGTATTATTGTTCTTAAATTCGCTCCAGAAAAAATTGCACCTATCCTTAATGGGGCAAAGCGATGGTTTACCCTACCAGGAATAGGCTCCGTTCAACCATCAGAATTCTTAAAGGTTGCTATTATTCTGTTAGCTAGCCATTTGGTAATGGAGCATCAAAAAAAACATACCTTTAAAACAATTGGAAGCGATCTATTATTAATTGCTAAATTACTAGGAATAACCCTGCTTCCTTCCTTTTTAGTATATACCCAGCCAGATACCGGTATGGTTATTTTATACGTAATTTCCATAGTAGCAATTTTGTTCATTTCCCAGCTACAAACAAAATTAATCCTAGCACTCTCATTAATTCCAGCCTTGTTGGTATCCTTTTTGCTGTATTTGTACTTTGAACTCCCTGATGTATTCAGAACCTATGTCCTCTCGCTCTTTAGTGGCCATAGACAGCAAAGAATCCTGGGTTGGCTTGATCCTTCTACCTTTAAGGATGAAGGCTATCAATCCATGCAGAGTCTGTTAGCAATTGGTTCTGGAGGCTTGGAAGGAAAAGGCATTGGACAAGGAAATGTTTATATTCCTGAAAAGCATTCTGATTTTATTTTTGCTACGATTGGGGAAGAAGGCGGGTATCTAATTGCAGTACTGATTGTTTCACTCTTCTTTATTCTTATGTATCGTGTGATAAAAATTGGTAATGAATCAAATGATATATTTTGCGCCTGCATATGCTCAGGAATTGTAGCTGTTCTCACCTTTCAAACCTTTCAAAACATTGGAATGACCATTGGATTAATGCCAGTAAAGGGAATAGCCTTACCGTTCTTATCTTATGGTGGTAGTTCTCTCCTTTCCAACATGTTATTGATTGGGATTGTTTTATCTATGCGTAAACAGTATAGGAGATAG
- a CDS encoding stalk domain-containing protein, whose amino-acid sequence MRKQMKKSAFLLLATTLAITPLLSVPQGAYAASDLSIDAKSTKAGEKTTYTIKFESDKKTSEIEVDFDSDFDLSKVETDSVEVNGKDPKDVTVKKGKVTIKLSKNIGKGDDVKIIIKDVINPDKADDYKISVDDGDSDDDEKIEITKGSSSKSGSEKNAFSVSLGSSYSDEKTSIELSKFTLEDKLDDSKYIEVIFPESGMVPSRLSTDDVEINGHTPKDVSVSGKTVKIKPSSKDNDEKKLEISFKKGAGFKTPSSSSSYKIEVEYKSTTYTSKEFDVKKGSSSVNSDYSVSLSDSSVGARTSVSMELRLKEELRYGNDIYIEFPSQDMVPGYISASSVTINGTQVSTANVSGRTVSLRTPSNFSSTDKIRVDVKMEAFIKNPTTSGSYDLAVKHNDVTYRSKSFTVSGTSVTPTNPTNPTYPTNPTPTPVPVNNSAATVKLSKPNPNAISGMTVGIKALGVGLSTNDYIEVAMPTTFRVPTTIPTNAVTVNGAYPSFVGTRGQNLVIYPSLALPAGQAVSVTINENAKIQTPAASNVYNIGVYTSEERNPLFIRQVMVGAQNGVSFKVGTASYKAQGKTFPLAVAPLTVNGNTMVPATFVRDGLKVSTSYTKTSATVKSGNTTLVFKVGSKVVSINGKNYTMTDAVQLKNNVPMLPIRTITDNLRFNLAWDEATSSVVIFK is encoded by the coding sequence ATGAGGAAACAAATGAAGAAAAGCGCATTCTTACTGCTAGCCACAACTCTGGCAATCACACCCCTACTCTCTGTGCCACAAGGTGCTTATGCTGCATCAGATTTAAGTATCGACGCCAAGAGCACCAAAGCAGGTGAGAAAACTACTTATACGATAAAGTTTGAATCAGACAAAAAAACAAGTGAGATTGAAGTAGATTTTGATTCTGACTTTGACTTGAGCAAAGTAGAAACTGATTCTGTTGAAGTAAATGGTAAAGATCCAAAAGATGTTACTGTTAAAAAAGGCAAAGTTACAATTAAACTAAGCAAAAATATCGGTAAAGGTGATGATGTCAAAATTATCATTAAAGATGTCATCAACCCTGATAAAGCCGACGATTACAAAATCTCCGTTGATGATGGCGACAGTGATGATGATGAAAAAATCGAGATCACAAAAGGCTCCTCTAGTAAAAGTGGCTCTGAAAAAAATGCCTTCTCTGTGTCTTTAGGCAGTAGCTACTCAGATGAGAAAACCTCTATTGAACTCTCTAAATTTACTTTAGAAGACAAATTGGATGATTCAAAATATATTGAGGTTATTTTCCCTGAGTCTGGCATGGTTCCAAGCAGACTCAGCACGGACGATGTAGAAATTAACGGTCACACTCCTAAAGATGTCAGCGTCTCTGGTAAAACGGTAAAAATTAAACCGAGCTCCAAAGATAATGATGAGAAAAAACTTGAGATCTCATTTAAAAAAGGAGCTGGCTTTAAAACACCATCATCCAGCTCTTCCTATAAAATCGAAGTTGAGTATAAAAGCACCACATATACATCAAAAGAATTTGATGTAAAGAAAGGCTCTTCTTCTGTTAACAGCGACTATAGTGTTTCGCTCTCAGATAGCTCGGTTGGCGCACGTACAAGCGTCTCTATGGAATTGAGATTAAAAGAAGAACTAAGATACGGAAATGATATTTATATCGAATTCCCGTCCCAAGATATGGTGCCTGGTTATATTTCTGCTTCATCAGTAACAATTAATGGTACACAAGTCAGCACTGCAAATGTATCTGGACGTACCGTTTCTCTAAGAACACCAAGTAATTTCTCTAGCACTGATAAAATTCGTGTCGATGTAAAAATGGAAGCCTTTATTAAGAACCCAACAACATCAGGTAGCTATGACTTGGCTGTTAAGCATAATGATGTTACCTATCGTTCAAAATCCTTTACTGTTTCAGGTACTTCCGTAACACCTACGAACCCAACTAACCCAACATATCCGACTAATCCAACTCCAACCCCAGTGCCAGTGAATAACAGCGCTGCTACGGTAAAATTGAGTAAGCCGAATCCAAATGCGATTTCAGGTATGACAGTTGGAATTAAAGCGTTGGGGGTTGGACTCAGTACTAATGATTACATTGAAGTAGCGATGCCAACTACTTTCCGTGTACCTACTACCATTCCAACCAATGCTGTGACAGTAAATGGTGCATATCCTAGCTTTGTAGGCACTCGTGGTCAGAATCTAGTTATCTATCCATCACTTGCTCTTCCTGCAGGTCAAGCAGTAAGTGTAACAATCAACGAAAATGCTAAAATCCAAACACCAGCAGCATCCAATGTTTACAATATTGGTGTTTATACATCAGAGGAAAGAAATCCACTGTTCATTCGTCAAGTAATGGTAGGTGCACAAAATGGGGTCAGCTTCAAAGTTGGCACTGCTTCCTATAAAGCACAAGGTAAAACCTTCCCATTAGCTGTAGCACCACTAACTGTGAATGGTAACACAATGGTGCCTGCTACTTTCGTTCGTGATGGGTTGAAAGTAAGCACATCCTATACAAAAACAAGTGCTACCGTTAAAAGTGGAAACACAACCCTGGTATTTAAAGTTGGATCAAAGGTTGTTTCCATTAATGGTAAAAACTACACCATGACAGATGCGGTTCAATTGAAAAACAACGTCCCAATGCTACCAATCCGTACGATTACGGACAATTTACGTTTTAACCTGGCTTGGGATGAAGCAACCTCTAGCGTAGTTATTTTTAAATAA
- a CDS encoding PadR family transcriptional regulator, with protein MNIQFKKGVLELCVLVLLDKKDRYGYELVQKISSRFEISEGAVYPLLRRLTNEGYFTTYLKESSEGPPRKYYQITSQGRTYMQQLVAEWRMFATSVNIIIEEGMRSE; from the coding sequence ATGAATATACAATTTAAAAAAGGTGTATTAGAACTTTGTGTGCTAGTTTTATTGGATAAAAAAGATCGTTATGGATATGAATTGGTACAAAAAATATCCAGTAGATTCGAGATTTCGGAAGGAGCAGTCTATCCCTTATTAAGAAGGCTGACAAATGAAGGGTATTTTACGACTTATTTGAAGGAATCTTCCGAAGGACCTCCCCGAAAATATTATCAAATTACGAGTCAAGGGCGAACGTATATGCAACAGTTGGTTGCAGAGTGGAGAATGTTTGCTACTAGTGTCAATATCATTATTGAGGAGGGCATGAGGAGTGAATAA
- a CDS encoding DUF4097 family beta strand repeat-containing protein — protein MRKSAIIGVLFIVIGVIGCVGWFLSGGIFGQETANTTSKKTIEHPQFKQIVVDSASEDIHIVSSNDNQIKIRLDEKSGWLNTKNTELQVREENDKLLITTIHPQNWFTIDFSMNDRGLTISLPKQTWEKMKLSSTSGNITVDDVLTKEFVASSTSGDIEIERLESEKNDIQVTSGNVEISRLIATHSSFESTSGDVEVELVTGEVKANSTSGNIALHTAEVTNDLTLEASSGNIKVVTNKQPTDTRFVAKTSSGEIQTDIEGFRFNSISNDNVEATNGKEVKRTVRIETTSGDIAFKQQ, from the coding sequence ATGAGAAAATCAGCAATCATAGGCGTACTATTTATTGTTATAGGTGTTATCGGGTGTGTGGGATGGTTTTTATCTGGGGGGATTTTTGGACAGGAAACAGCAAATACAACCAGCAAAAAGACGATCGAGCACCCACAATTCAAACAAATTGTGGTGGATAGTGCTAGTGAGGATATCCATATTGTCTCAAGTAATGACAATCAAATAAAAATTCGTTTGGATGAGAAATCTGGATGGTTGAATACTAAGAATACAGAACTACAAGTAAGGGAGGAGAATGACAAGCTTCTGATTACGACAATACACCCCCAGAACTGGTTTACCATTGATTTTAGCATGAATGACAGAGGGCTAACCATCTCGCTTCCCAAACAAACGTGGGAGAAAATGAAGCTTAGTAGCACATCAGGTAATATTACGGTGGACGATGTGTTAACTAAGGAATTTGTAGCATCCAGTACATCTGGGGACATAGAGATTGAACGTCTTGAAAGCGAAAAGAATGATATTCAGGTTACGTCAGGAAATGTGGAAATTTCACGGCTTATAGCTACGCATTCTTCATTTGAATCTACATCAGGCGACGTGGAAGTAGAATTAGTAACTGGAGAGGTAAAAGCAAATAGTACCTCTGGAAATATTGCTCTGCACACAGCTGAAGTAACGAACGATCTAACATTGGAAGCATCTAGCGGAAACATTAAGGTAGTTACGAATAAACAGCCTACAGATACACGGTTTGTAGCAAAGACATCCTCTGGAGAGATTCAGACTGATATTGAAGGGTTCCGATTCAACAGTATCTCAAATGATAACGTAGAGGCAACGAATGGGAAAGAGGTTAAACGTACGGTGAGAATTGAAACGACTTCGGGAGATATAGCATTTAAGCAACAATAG
- a CDS encoding ABC transporter substrate-binding protein, with protein sequence MLYIKQRGFMPIIVMLLLAMMVSACNTTSKTVSQLNNEGKSSAEKKTKVFRDATGEIEIPIHPERIVSITFLGDLAALGVKPVGAGSIALENSVLLSKELEGVENVGDVSIEKVMQLKPDLIIVPTYLPTEITGQLKKIAPTVSLPSGTLEGTDPIEEVRTFGELVGKEAEAEAFITRYKQKAEAAKEKVKSIIGSNETVGSYSIWAKNFWVWPKTRDAGYNLMEMFELKPVEKVKKEIFPTGQGKDISLELLSEYAADHMFISVYEPDGGAERAKEIMSSPIWKNLEAVKHNHVYMLDSKKFWMTDGLNLEKQLDIIVDLLVNKNKK encoded by the coding sequence ATGCTATATATCAAACAACGAGGCTTCATGCCGATTATAGTTATGCTACTACTAGCTATGATGGTTAGTGCTTGTAATACCACATCAAAGACAGTGTCACAGCTTAATAACGAGGGCAAATCATCTGCCGAAAAGAAGACGAAGGTGTTTAGGGATGCTACGGGTGAAATTGAAATTCCTATTCATCCAGAGCGTATCGTCAGCATTACGTTTTTGGGAGATTTGGCAGCGCTTGGTGTTAAACCAGTCGGGGCGGGCTCTATTGCATTAGAGAATTCTGTATTGCTATCTAAAGAGCTTGAGGGTGTAGAAAATGTAGGGGATGTATCGATTGAGAAAGTGATGCAGTTGAAACCCGATTTAATCATTGTACCAACCTATTTACCTACAGAAATTACGGGGCAGTTGAAGAAAATTGCCCCGACTGTTTCTTTACCTTCGGGAACACTTGAAGGTACGGATCCGATTGAGGAAGTTCGGACCTTTGGAGAGCTAGTAGGAAAAGAAGCGGAAGCTGAAGCATTTATTACTCGTTATAAGCAAAAAGCTGAAGCAGCTAAAGAAAAAGTAAAAAGTATAATTGGATCAAATGAAACAGTAGGAAGCTACTCGATCTGGGCCAAAAATTTCTGGGTGTGGCCAAAAACACGTGATGCTGGATACAATCTGATGGAAATGTTTGAATTAAAGCCAGTAGAAAAAGTAAAAAAAGAGATTTTTCCTACAGGTCAAGGGAAGGATATTTCCTTAGAGCTGTTGTCTGAATATGCTGCTGATCACATGTTTATTAGCGTATATGAGCCTGACGGTGGAGCAGAGCGGGCAAAAGAAATCATGAGTAGTCCAATCTGGAAAAATCTAGAGGCAGTAAAACATAATCATGTATACATGCTTGATTCTAAGAAGTTCTGGATGACAGATGGATTGAATTTGGAGAAACAGTTGGATATCATTGTTGATCTACTCGTAAATAAAAATAAAAAATAA
- a CDS encoding AAA family ATPase codes for MYLRQVRLLTEKYPNRKEYPFSISALQNLESLSFDKNITFFVGENGSGKSTLLEAIAYQCDFHTAGGGRHNYYEVDASDASLGEYIQLSWLPKITNGFFLRAETFYQFASHIDSIYGTSHYGGRSLHAQSHGESFLSLFRNRFGHKAIYLLDEPEAALSPARQLSLLRLMKDLEQSAQFIIATHSPILLAFPGAKIYNFDQSPIATTSYEQTLHYQITRRFLENREAMLAELFRDEDE; via the coding sequence GTGTATCTTCGCCAAGTGCGGCTACTAACAGAAAAATACCCTAATCGTAAGGAATATCCGTTTTCGATTTCTGCTTTGCAAAACCTAGAGAGTTTATCGTTTGATAAAAATATCACCTTTTTTGTAGGTGAGAATGGTTCGGGAAAATCAACTCTATTAGAAGCTATTGCTTATCAATGTGATTTCCACACAGCAGGTGGGGGCAGACATAATTACTATGAGGTAGACGCTTCTGATGCTTCGCTAGGGGAGTATATTCAGTTGTCATGGCTTCCTAAGATAACAAATGGTTTTTTTTTGAGGGCAGAAACTTTCTATCAGTTCGCTAGCCATATAGACAGTATATATGGTACGAGTCACTATGGTGGACGTTCTTTACATGCCCAGTCACATGGTGAATCGTTTCTCTCTCTCTTTCGCAATCGGTTTGGTCATAAAGCCATTTATTTACTAGATGAGCCAGAAGCGGCCTTGTCGCCTGCGCGACAGCTTTCCTTATTACGCTTAATGAAGGACTTAGAGCAATCAGCACAATTTATCATTGCTACCCATTCTCCGATTCTGCTAGCATTTCCGGGAGCGAAAATTTATAATTTTGACCAATCTCCTATTGCAACGACCAGCTATGAGCAGACGTTACACTATCAAATTACAAGACGTTTTTTAGAAAATAGAGAGGCAATGCTAGCAGAGTTATTTCGTGATGAGGATGAATAA
- a CDS encoding BglG family transcription antiterminator, with translation MKARQIDILRILLTQSDQHVLVQEIAETVGCSEKTIRNDFRSIQDYLKEHSHATLIRKPGLGVFLEIEEHEKASLFHKLHMVNHPIKYVSDEKMILEIAYQLVMNVKPISAQDLASKYFVNKSVIKKSLDKIENWLNVWGLTLVSKQKVGLIIEGNEKDKRTALARLSQLTNNSQLSDSFIKEQFSSHEVEIVKNELKQLQKRHSFFFTDETLEGLIVHALLMIRRTKLKQPITLSEKEKTLLQDKKEYEWTAELLKQLESIFAVKFPQAEITYLALHILGGKFRYQQKNEPLKIDDFTEDNPVLSQLLSLLIKRMSEFNMIEFVNDQTLIDGLKVHLYTTLNRLNYGLSVPNPMLSDIKRMYPYMFDMVLCVLEEVYQSLSLSIPEEEAAYLVLHFQASIERFHSNREKTKDVVIVCHMGIGMSQLLRTKLERKFISIHIIACLAKADVKEYLATNDVDFIISTVPLPEINIPYIVISPLLEVTEEKRLENFIKHLNEPMQKAPKESVLLKFTTPFLVFLHQDIEHRYELIEMLATVLHEKGFVEKEYTHNAITRERMSSTNIGAGVAIPHGNPRLIRHSAIAIATLKEPIEWGAEKVSLVFMLAVKNDNQEDTRQLFHELSFISEQPAFIQTLMKETDTMQFLSHLHHKK, from the coding sequence ATGAAGGCCAGACAAATAGATATCTTGCGTATTCTATTAACTCAATCCGATCAGCATGTATTGGTACAAGAGATTGCAGAAACGGTAGGCTGCTCGGAAAAAACCATTCGTAATGATTTTAGAAGTATTCAGGACTATCTTAAAGAACATTCACATGCCACCTTAATTCGAAAACCAGGATTAGGTGTTTTCTTAGAGATAGAGGAGCATGAAAAAGCAAGCTTATTTCACAAATTACACATGGTGAATCATCCAATCAAATATGTATCTGATGAAAAAATGATTCTTGAAATAGCTTATCAGTTAGTAATGAACGTAAAGCCAATATCAGCTCAGGACCTTGCCTCCAAATACTTTGTCAACAAATCGGTCATCAAAAAAAGTTTGGATAAAATAGAAAACTGGTTAAACGTTTGGGGGCTAACCTTGGTTTCTAAGCAAAAAGTAGGTCTTATAATCGAAGGTAACGAAAAGGATAAAAGAACCGCGTTAGCTCGGTTATCACAGTTGACCAATAATTCTCAGCTTAGTGATTCATTTATTAAGGAGCAATTTTCATCGCATGAGGTTGAAATTGTCAAGAATGAATTGAAACAGCTACAAAAGCGGCATTCCTTCTTTTTTACGGATGAAACGCTTGAAGGATTAATTGTACATGCTCTTTTGATGATTAGGCGAACGAAGCTTAAACAGCCTATTACTCTCTCGGAAAAAGAAAAAACACTTCTACAAGATAAAAAAGAATATGAATGGACCGCTGAATTACTTAAACAACTGGAATCTATTTTTGCAGTAAAGTTTCCACAAGCTGAAATAACTTATTTGGCCTTACACATTCTGGGCGGTAAATTTCGTTATCAACAAAAGAATGAACCATTGAAAATCGATGATTTTACTGAAGATAACCCTGTTCTTTCTCAGCTTTTATCACTATTAATTAAGCGAATGTCTGAGTTTAATATGATTGAATTTGTGAATGATCAAACCTTAATAGACGGTTTGAAGGTTCATTTATATACAACTTTAAATCGCCTTAATTACGGGCTTTCTGTACCGAATCCGATGCTAAGTGATATAAAAAGAATGTATCCATATATGTTTGATATGGTGCTTTGTGTACTAGAAGAAGTATACCAATCGCTTTCTCTTTCCATACCTGAGGAGGAAGCAGCTTATCTTGTTTTACATTTCCAAGCGTCAATTGAACGATTTCATAGCAATCGAGAAAAAACGAAGGATGTTGTCATCGTTTGCCATATGGGAATTGGAATGTCGCAACTCTTGCGAACAAAGCTCGAACGGAAATTTATTTCCATTCATATTATAGCGTGTCTAGCCAAAGCTGACGTAAAAGAGTATCTTGCCACCAATGACGTAGACTTTATTATATCTACCGTTCCACTGCCTGAAATAAATATTCCATATATTGTTATTTCTCCTTTATTAGAAGTAACGGAAGAAAAAAGACTGGAGAATTTTATAAAACATCTGAATGAACCTATGCAAAAAGCACCAAAAGAATCTGTGCTTTTGAAGTTCACAACCCCTTTTTTAGTTTTTTTACATCAGGATATCGAGCATCGTTATGAATTGATTGAAATGCTTGCAACTGTCTTACATGAAAAAGGATTTGTGGAAAAGGAATATACCCATAATGCAATTACCCGGGAAAGAATGTCGTCGACTAATATTGGCGCAGGCGTTGCTATTCCACATGGCAATCCAAGACTGATTAGACATTCGGCCATTGCTATTGCTACATTAAAAGAGCCAATTGAGTGGGGAGCGGAGAAGGTGTCACTCGTATTTATGCTGGCAGTAAAGAATGACAATCAAGAAGATACAAGACAGCTATTCCATGAATTATCATTTATCAGTGAGCAACCTGCTTTTATCCAAACCCTCATGAAGGAAACGGATACCATGCAATTTCTGTCTCATCTCCACCACAAAAAATAA
- a CDS encoding PTS fructose transporter subunit IIABC, translated as MKLLAITSCPNGIAHTYMAAENLQKAADKLGVQMKVETQGSIGVENKLTEQDIREADAIIIAADKTVDKDRFIGKKVLLVGVQDGIRKPEELINLVSSGEVPVYQAQSNVVENKNSEKADKQNSFYRHLMSGVSYMVPFIVIGGLLIAIALTLGGEKTPGGLVIPDASFWKTIEKLGAASFTFMVPILSGFIAFSIADRPGLAPGMIGGLIAANGSFYGSAAGAGFIGGIIAGFLAGYVALGIKSIKVPKAIQPIMPIIIIPVFASLIVGLVFVYVIGSPIAQIFESLTAWLSGMQGTSSILLAIILGAMISFDMGGPVNKVAFLFGSAMIAEGNYDIMGAVAVAICIPPIGMGLATFIGKKKYHDTEREAGKATFTMGLFGITEGAIPFAAQDPFRVIPSIMIGSIVGSVIAMVGHVGDKVAHGGPIVAVLGAVDNVLMFFIAVIVGAIVTAVLVNLLKKDIQKVNVATTQAVEESIAQQSLPKEETKVAPMEIKKLTDITSLELIDVDVAGSTRDEVIDEMIQKLDRAGTIRSTSEFKQAILSREQESSTGIGMNIAIPHGKSDTVQKTSVVFGLKRDGVDWKSLDGTDAKLIFMIAVPKESEGNEHLKILQMLSRKLMDEGFREQLLSIKTKEEAYQLLASIE; from the coding sequence ATGAAACTCTTAGCAATTACTTCATGTCCTAATGGAATTGCCCATACGTATATGGCGGCAGAAAATCTACAAAAAGCTGCTGATAAATTAGGTGTCCAAATGAAAGTTGAAACGCAGGGCTCGATTGGAGTAGAAAATAAACTTACGGAACAGGATATACGTGAAGCGGATGCTATTATAATAGCAGCTGATAAAACAGTCGACAAAGATCGCTTCATTGGGAAAAAAGTATTACTTGTTGGAGTTCAGGATGGTATTCGTAAACCCGAAGAGCTAATCAACTTAGTATCAAGTGGAGAGGTACCTGTCTATCAGGCTCAATCAAATGTGGTAGAGAACAAGAATAGTGAGAAAGCTGATAAACAAAATTCATTTTATCGTCATTTGATGAGTGGTGTATCTTACATGGTCCCATTCATTGTTATCGGTGGATTATTGATCGCGATTGCTTTAACACTTGGAGGAGAAAAAACACCTGGTGGTTTGGTTATTCCAGATGCTTCATTCTGGAAGACAATTGAAAAGCTTGGTGCCGCTTCATTCACTTTCATGGTTCCCATCCTTTCCGGTTTCATTGCTTTTAGTATTGCTGATAGACCAGGTCTTGCTCCTGGTATGATTGGTGGATTAATTGCAGCGAATGGTAGCTTTTATGGAAGTGCAGCTGGTGCCGGTTTTATCGGTGGTATTATCGCAGGCTTTTTAGCTGGTTACGTAGCATTAGGCATTAAGAGCATCAAAGTTCCAAAAGCAATTCAGCCTATTATGCCAATCATTATCATTCCAGTATTTGCTTCCCTTATTGTAGGTCTGGTGTTTGTTTATGTAATAGGATCACCTATCGCACAGATTTTTGAGTCTTTAACAGCATGGTTATCAGGTATGCAAGGTACAAGCTCGATTCTCTTAGCCATTATCCTAGGTGCTATGATTTCCTTTGATATGGGTGGTCCAGTTAATAAAGTTGCTTTCTTGTTCGGTTCTGCCATGATTGCAGAGGGCAACTACGATATTATGGGAGCGGTTGCAGTCGCTATCTGTATTCCTCCGATTGGTATGGGTCTAGCTACTTTTATTGGTAAGAAGAAATATCACGATACAGAACGAGAAGCAGGGAAAGCAACATTTACAATGGGGTTATTTGGAATTACAGAAGGAGCTATTCCGTTCGCGGCTCAGGACCCATTCCGTGTTATCCCAAGTATCATGATCGGTTCAATCGTAGGTTCGGTAATTGCAATGGTGGGACATGTTGGAGATAAAGTAGCACATGGTGGACCAATTGTTGCTGTTCTTGGTGCTGTTGATAATGTGTTAATGTTCTTCATCGCAGTTATTGTGGGTGCAATTGTAACAGCTGTATTGGTCAATCTCTTAAAAAAAGATATACAAAAAGTAAATGTTGCTACTACACAAGCAGTAGAAGAATCCATAGCTCAGCAAAGCTTGCCAAAGGAAGAAACAAAAGTAGCACCTATGGAAATCAAAAAATTAACTGACATTACCAGCTTAGAATTAATAGATGTAGACGTAGCAGGATCAACACGTGATGAGGTCATTGATGAAATGATTCAAAAATTAGATCGTGCAGGAACAATTCGTTCCACATCAGAATTCAAGCAAGCGATACTCAGTCGTGAACAAGAAAGTTCCACAGGAATTGGTATGAACATTGCTATTCCTCATGGAAAATCAGATACCGTCCAAAAAACAAGTGTGGTGTTTGGACTTAAACGAGACGGAGTAGACTGGAAAAGTCTTGATGGTACAGATGCAAAACTGATTTTTATGATCGCTGTTCCAAAAGAGAGCGAAGGAAATGAACACTTAAAAATTCTTCAAATGCTTTCTCGAAAGCTCATGGACGAGGGCTTTAGAGAACAACTATTGTCTATTAAAACAAAGGAAGAAGCATATCAACTATTAGCGTCTATCGAATAA